The Euphorbia lathyris chromosome 2, ddEupLath1.1, whole genome shotgun sequence genome includes a window with the following:
- the LOC136217595 gene encoding common plant regulatory factor 1-like isoform X2, protein MGNSEEGKSSKPDKSSSPAPPDQTSVHVYPDWAAMQAYYGPRVPMPPQYYNSAMAAGHAPHPYMWGPPQHMMAPYGAPYAAVYSHGGVYAHPAVPIAVTLASAETPAKSSTSTDRGLMKKLKGFDGLAMSIGNGNSNPESADGGDCRLSQSAETEVCSDGSDGSSVGKKRSPQGTPSAVGEGKIETASSVATGDTAPSSDKVLGTGFAYSGASGKGHVVSPSTNTVLELRNPPANVAKTSGASAAQPSQVLPPETWIQNEREVKRERRKQSNRESARRSRLRKQAETEELAHRVESLTTENLALKSEVDQLNEKSEKLRLENAALLEKLKNKQMGHTQVTILKGGDEKRMAAVSTENLLSRVNNSVSVDRNTGEEGEAYERNPGLGAKLHQLLGTSPSPRADAVAAG, encoded by the exons ATGGGAAACAGTGAAGAGGGAAAGTCCTCTAAGCCGGACAAATCATCTTCACCTGCACCACCG GATCAAACTAGTGTTCATGTTTACCCTGATTGGGCGGCTATGCAG GCATATTATGGCCCCCGAGTCCCGATGCCACCGCAATATTACAACTCAGCCATGGCAGCTGGTCATGCCCCCCATCCGTATATGTGGGGGCCGCCACAG CATATGATGGCACCTTATGGGGCACCTTATGCGGCAGTTTACTCGCATGGGGGAGTTTATGCACATCCTGCAGTTCCAATT GCGGTAACACTCGCAAGTGCAGAAACACCTGCAAAATCTTCAACAAGTACTGATCGGGGTTTAATGAAGAAGTTGAAAGGATTTGATGGGCTTGCAATGTCAATTGGCAATGGCAATAGTAATCCAGAAAGTGCTGATGGTGGGGACTGCAGACTGTCTCAGAG TGCCGAGACTGAAGTTTGCAGTGATGGAAGTGATGGGAGTTCAGTG GGAAAGAAAAGGAGCCCGCAAGGGACACCAAGTGCTG TTGGAGAGGGAAAAATTGAGACTGCCAGTTCTGTTGCTACCGGAGACACAGCTCCATCTTCTGATAAGGTATTAGGTACGGGTTTTGCATATAGTGGAGCTTCAGGAAAGGGACATGTAGTTTCGCCCAGCACGAACACAGTGCTAGAGCTCAGGAATCCTCCTGCAAATGTTGCTAAGACAAGTGGTGCTAGTGCTGCGCAACCTAGTCAAGTTCTGCCTCCCGAAACCTGGATACAG AACGAGCGGGAGGTAAAAAGGGAAAGGAGGAAGCAATCAAATCGAGAATCAGCCAGAAGGTCAAGGCTTAGAAAGCAG GCTGAGACTGAAGAACTTGCTCATAGAGTTGAGTCCTTGACCACTGAGAATTTGGCACTTAAATCAGAAGTCGATCAACTGAATGAGAAGTCAGAAAAACTCAGGCTTGAAAATGCAGCATTACTG GAGAAACTAAAAAACAAACAGATGGGACATACACAAGTTACGATCTTGAAGGGCGGTGATGAGAAGCGGATGGCAGCTGTTAGCACCGAGAACCTGCTGTCTCGAGTCAACAATTCGGTTTCTGTTGATAGAAACACAGGGGAAGAAGGTGAAGCATACGAGAGAAACCCGGGTTTGGGAGCCAAACTGCATCAACTCTTGGGTACAAGTCCAAGTCCAAGAGCTGATGCAGTGGCTGCTGGGTAA
- the LOC136217595 gene encoding common plant regulatory factor 1-like isoform X1 has translation MGNSEEGKSSKPDKSSSPAPPDQTSVHVYPDWAAMQAYYGPRVPMPPQYYNSAMAAGHAPHPYMWGPPQHMMAPYGAPYAAVYSHGGVYAHPAVPIGSHPHAPGVPTAPVAVTLASAETPAKSSTSTDRGLMKKLKGFDGLAMSIGNGNSNPESADGGDCRLSQSAETEVCSDGSDGSSVGKKRSPQGTPSAVGEGKIETASSVATGDTAPSSDKVLGTGFAYSGASGKGHVVSPSTNTVLELRNPPANVAKTSGASAAQPSQVLPPETWIQNEREVKRERRKQSNRESARRSRLRKQAETEELAHRVESLTTENLALKSEVDQLNEKSEKLRLENAALLEKLKNKQMGHTQVTILKGGDEKRMAAVSTENLLSRVNNSVSVDRNTGEEGEAYERNPGLGAKLHQLLGTSPSPRADAVAAG, from the exons ATGGGAAACAGTGAAGAGGGAAAGTCCTCTAAGCCGGACAAATCATCTTCACCTGCACCACCG GATCAAACTAGTGTTCATGTTTACCCTGATTGGGCGGCTATGCAG GCATATTATGGCCCCCGAGTCCCGATGCCACCGCAATATTACAACTCAGCCATGGCAGCTGGTCATGCCCCCCATCCGTATATGTGGGGGCCGCCACAG CATATGATGGCACCTTATGGGGCACCTTATGCGGCAGTTTACTCGCATGGGGGAGTTTATGCACATCCTGCAGTTCCAATT GGATCGCATCCTCATGCACCTGGTGTTCCGACAGCACCTGTT GCGGTAACACTCGCAAGTGCAGAAACACCTGCAAAATCTTCAACAAGTACTGATCGGGGTTTAATGAAGAAGTTGAAAGGATTTGATGGGCTTGCAATGTCAATTGGCAATGGCAATAGTAATCCAGAAAGTGCTGATGGTGGGGACTGCAGACTGTCTCAGAG TGCCGAGACTGAAGTTTGCAGTGATGGAAGTGATGGGAGTTCAGTG GGAAAGAAAAGGAGCCCGCAAGGGACACCAAGTGCTG TTGGAGAGGGAAAAATTGAGACTGCCAGTTCTGTTGCTACCGGAGACACAGCTCCATCTTCTGATAAGGTATTAGGTACGGGTTTTGCATATAGTGGAGCTTCAGGAAAGGGACATGTAGTTTCGCCCAGCACGAACACAGTGCTAGAGCTCAGGAATCCTCCTGCAAATGTTGCTAAGACAAGTGGTGCTAGTGCTGCGCAACCTAGTCAAGTTCTGCCTCCCGAAACCTGGATACAG AACGAGCGGGAGGTAAAAAGGGAAAGGAGGAAGCAATCAAATCGAGAATCAGCCAGAAGGTCAAGGCTTAGAAAGCAG GCTGAGACTGAAGAACTTGCTCATAGAGTTGAGTCCTTGACCACTGAGAATTTGGCACTTAAATCAGAAGTCGATCAACTGAATGAGAAGTCAGAAAAACTCAGGCTTGAAAATGCAGCATTACTG GAGAAACTAAAAAACAAACAGATGGGACATACACAAGTTACGATCTTGAAGGGCGGTGATGAGAAGCGGATGGCAGCTGTTAGCACCGAGAACCTGCTGTCTCGAGTCAACAATTCGGTTTCTGTTGATAGAAACACAGGGGAAGAAGGTGAAGCATACGAGAGAAACCCGGGTTTGGGAGCCAAACTGCATCAACTCTTGGGTACAAGTCCAAGTCCAAGAGCTGATGCAGTGGCTGCTGGGTAA